The following DNA comes from Metopolophium dirhodum isolate CAU chromosome 8, ASM1992520v1, whole genome shotgun sequence.
taaatattcaaatagatTTTTTgcctgaatattatttttacatgacCGAAGCAGGCAGTTGTCGATTGTTTAACCCTTTGACTAATCCCATTGAAATATGACTATACCTGCAGACTGTACTGCATTAAATTCACTTTATCGGTAAATACTTTATTGATTGACTTTATGGGCTGTAAATAAGAAGAAAGCGCATATACGCTACAGCTGCAGTCAGAGGgtcaacatataatattaaaactattaaatacctattactcTCCATATTTGAAACTTGAGCACTTTCTTGAAGAAAAAGTGTTCCTGCTAAATTCCgatctttatataatatgtagagcTAGGTATCTAAAAGCAgagataggtatttatttattttattatcgatATAAACTTATCAACAAATATTATGAGCCGTACGGTAAAATTGTTAAAtcgattatttattgtgttttacCCATTTTCCgtgcatataggtaggtactgcacTTTACTTCGGTACCTATGCAGTTGTCCTCTCGCGAGATCGATATGTCATTTAACATAAACATTAcgaattcacataatatattatagtgacgtATTGTCTCGTgttaggtgtgtgtgtgtcgttTACTTTCCCAAGTTCCGTAAAACTGTTTCAAACAGCACAGGTATTTCACATCGCCGAACGATATGCCTTGGCGCGTGACAATCAAATAGTTCAACAGACAACAGATAGCCCATGACTAGGACAGAAGATAAGACTTAaggtatttaatacttatacctAAACGAGacgtttaatgaaataattcaacattgtttttttttttaattttttttttttattgtaacaaaaCTTCTGATTATTATAGACACATATTAATAACTGGTATTTATtcgttttataatgtatatacctacctacttatatatatatatatatacgtatgtataatattattatcacaacggtctaaattataagtacataatataaacgatgcaaaataaataaataaatagcaataataattaatttgtaaataaattataagtacaataatataattatacagtacaaaaaattagtaaatacaataaaaatggaGATGTGTGTTTTCGGGAAAATAACCGggctattttatattacacaatttattaacaAGGAACTTTGGAGAAGATGGGTAGACATTTGATAGGGCTGGACTGCGCGGACACCGCCGGGAATTGAAGAGTTGGCTTTGGTAAGCTAAGTTTTTGTAAGTTAAGTTTTGGCAAGTTAATTTTTGGCAAGGCGAGTTTTTGAGGAGTCGTGAATAGACGTTGATGAATAAAATCAAGGATCTGGTTTACTGATCctggtttataatatagtttggtCGCCAGTGCGGATGACATTTCCGGTTTACCTAGCTGCGGGGCGGGTAAAAGGATAAACACCTGGGAAGGATGTGGCTTAACAGGTATTATCGGTTTCTTGGATACTTTACTACCTACTTCAGGTAAATGCAGTTGTGGTAACTTTAAGTTTAAGTTGCCACTCGCAAAAAGTTTAAGTATAGCTTCTATCTTCGCTTCTAACAGGCTATTACCTGATCCTTTATTAAACAGCGATGACAGGATTGACAGCGGTGACAATGAAGGAGTTGGCATCGGCGGTAACCCTGGTAGTGATCCAATGGTCCCCGATCCAATGGCGGGCACTTCTATACATGGTACCGATGGTTCGCCTGGCACTAAAGGCACTGCAGGCGGATATGCGTTTGGCGGTATTCCGTCGGTCGTGGGTAAATCTGCCGGTAAGACAGGGGCTGCGGGTGGAGGTGAAATAGAAGCGGCAACGTCTTTCGTGACTGAGATAACCGGCAAGTTAGGTGCTGGACCCGACGACGGAACAGCCGGCGATATAGATGCGGCAACGTCTTTCGTAACTGAGATACCCGGCAAGTTAGGTGCTGGTCCTGACGACGGAACAGCCGGCGATATAGAAGCGGCAACGTCTTTCGTGACTGAGATACCCGGCAAGTTAGGTGCTGGTCCCGACGACGGAACAGCCGGCGATATAGAAGCGGCAACGTCTTTCGTGACTGAGATATCCGGCACGGTCGGTACTGGTCCCGAAGATGGGGCGGACGGCGTCAGGACGGCGGTAACTTCAGCACTTACCGATGTGCCTGGCAAAGTAGTCGGGATGAGTTCAGGTCTTGGCGATTCGGCCGGTCCCGTGGCGGTAGTACCGGACGTCCCAATCGATAGTGAGTCGCTGATCGATACAAACACCGATGGAGGTATGGAATTTGTGAGTGTCGGGACGGTCGTCAACGAAGTCATGAATCCCGTTAACATGTTGTGCGGTATGGCGTTAAGTATCGCCGGGTTGCAAGACAGTTGTGTGAGAAAGTCGACTATTAAAAACGGCGGGACAACACATAGTAACTTCGGGTGTGACGACAGAATTGTCATAAAAGctattgttttttgtattgcTAGAGAAGTCTTTAAGTCGGTCTGACCGATTGTTGATAGAGCGGACATTTGCTGGAATCCTAACGGCGATGACAACGATGTGTCCATGTGTCTAGGTTTGAAATGTGCTTCTGTGtgctgtaaaaaaaattgataaaaacaaattagttaGTGTCGAACATAATCGATTAATCAAAATGGTTGTACGATGTAAGTATACAGAcgacttaatacaatattaaccgatttttattgataaataaacaaatagacAACGTACCAGTATTTTCAGAAGTGTAGCTACCATGAAGACAAATAACACCGAtgattgtttcatttttatgttcgaatatttatttaattttaaaattttttttgatataattattaaaatgatagaCCGTGTCAGAATGCGtcgatttttttgatttctctCCCTTTTATAGTATTTGCCACGTTCTTCCGAACATACCTGGCTTTGACGTAAGATAATCGGTCACAATTATTATCTCAATtatgcaattaattttttttctgtagaaCGACCCGACATTATGAACtaggaacaaaatattttatcacattataCTGTGTGTGGTTTATAATTAACACGTGCATTTAAGAGCAATGCCGagatactaacatttttttgttggttttattTCGGTGCAATTgagcaaataattttgaataccaAACGTGAATGCGAATGACCGTTGTTAAATTTGTTAGATTTTTTTAGGTAGGTTAAACCGTATGTTAACGTTATTTGCAACACGAGGATAGACCCACGTAAAGTGCGtttaataatacagtttataatattgatttacgGAAAAAtcgaagtttatttttttgtccatCAAGTACTAAAAACcgttgtaggtatacattacaatattttaaacgtgCCCTCAACTGCATCCGATTTAAGATTGATGGATGAATTGgaactatataatagtatattcaaaataaccttttttagattaatttatattttaattgaggTAAAccaaagaatatatttttaaactaaaacaattttgGTGCTTTTATAATATGAGGTAATATTTGttcatcatttttgtattttaaaaataatgttattgacTTAGAGATATACATATGAGATCTCTGAGTTAGCTCCatgtctcccccccccccccaccacccactttggaatttcaaaacaaaattaactccATTCGTTTGTGCTGGTTTGTGCTTTTAATCCCGTCGTTTGTAAGTGAGTTGAAATAAAGTCTATGATTTTGGAGAAGGCTAAAAGGCGACACCAGGCACTCTCTCAAAGTCGACATAAGTACGTCGTTCTGAGGAATCTttctatttttactttattattaagaggacgtgatacccgcatgtgttgtatccgtcttacaagtgcgtaacataacaaattttacgctcaacagtacacgtgtagctccgttaatttaaaaattataatgaattgacctcttataaaatctaaaggtaagattattatctaagcAACATCATggggtttttattatattttaattttaacgtgagttatgaatattttaaaattgtaaattttttatacatcttaaaatattcataactcacgttaaaattaaaatataataaaaaacccaTGATGTTgcttagataataatcttacctttagattttataagaggtcaattcactataatttgtaaattaacggagctacacgtgtactgttgagcgtaaaatttgttatgttacgcactttGGAATTTCGGAACAAAATTCACTCTATTCGTTTGTGCTTCGTTTGTGCTGGTTTGTGCTTTTAACCCCGTCGTTTGTCTTAACCACTTCCAAAGTTATCCAACTTTGATGGTTGGGGGTTAAAGTGTAATCCTAGGTACTGTCTTGCGAATCTGATCAAAACTGTccatataatcatttttacatcTATGGTGTTTAGACGTAAAACATTTGGTTTAccagaaaaaaatctaaaattaaaaaatcaaaattgataaaGAAATGAAGTTTAAAAAcctaaattgataaaaaattgactacgaataaaaatctaaatcgaCTTATATTGATCTATCTATACACGattgatgtatttaatatatatttttcatttttattttatcctggTGAgtcacttttttatattttacctagtTATAAACTTTTTGAAACATGctcttcaaataataataagcgtAATGGGAAAAGTTACCCACTAATAGATTTTGAATCGTAGttatacaaatttgaactttgtCTAAAAAAAAGTGCTCAAACGGTATTTGCAGACTCGTACAcaagtttttaaaatagaaaaaaatgtaagaaatttgtttttatattacaaatggTTACAATTGATTTAGAaagaaaatatagataatattatgtactttgaaGATGATACGAAAAATTTAGGGTGCCAACTTAACGCACGTCAAtgttatatcgaaaaaataaatttatcaggtagtcattaattattttaagacgAATAATTCTTATCATTTGTAGTTAACATTTCTATTCGattagtacctactatagttaGACACTTATACGAACACATTCTGTATGGTGTTTTTTTaccatacctaataattaatgtatataatgcattcgattattcaaataaaatgattaataactacctgataaatttattttttcgatataacaTTGATGTGCGTTAAGTTGGCACCCTAAATGTTTTGTATCATCTTCAAagtccataatattatctatattttcttTCTAAATCAATTGCAACCATGTGtaacatacaaacaaaattttttacattttttttattctaaaacttGTGTACGAGTCTGCAAATACTGtttgagcattttttttttagacaaagttcaaatttgtataaCTGTAATTCAAAATCTATGAGTGGGTAACTTCTCCCCattatgcttattattatttgaatagcatatttcaaaaagtttataactaggtaaaatataaaaagtgacTCAccaggataaaataaaaataaaaaatatatattaaatacatcaatCGTGTATAGATCAATATAAAtcgatttagatttttaaacttCATGTCtttatcaattttgattttttaattttagatttttttctggTAAACCAAATATTTTACGTCTAAACACCATAGatgtaaaaatgattatgtgGACAGTATCGATCAGATTCGCAAGACAGAAGGGAGTACCTGGGATTACACTTTAACCCCCAACCCTCAAAGTTGGATAACTTTGGAAGTGGTTGAGCACAAACGACGGTGTTAAAAACACAAACCAGCACAAACGAAGCACAAACGAATGGAGttcattttgttttgaaattccaaaggggggggggggacatgGAGCTAACTCAGAGATCACTTATGTATATCTCTAAGTCAATaacactatttttaaaatacaaaaattatcaatCCATCCTCCAATCTTAAATCGGATGCAGTTGAGGGcacgtttaaaatattgtaaggtATACCTACAACGGTTTTTAGTAATTGatggacaaaaaaataaacttcgaTTTTTCcgtaaatcaatattataaactgtattattaaaCGCACTTTACGTGTGTTTATCGTCGTGTTGCAAATAACGTTAACATAAGGTTTAGCCTACCTACAAAAATCGATATGTCGACTTTGAGGGAGTGCCTGGTGTCGCCTTTTAGCCTTCTCCAAAATCATAGACTTTGTTTCAAGTATCTTGGttcatctgaaaaaaatataacagtcgaataaaatattttaatggaatatttattacatatataagttttatcttgaaaataatttaatgtatttgaacaaaacaacatttcagaaaatgaatacatttttaattattgcacAAAGTTTTATTTTCTGTGTAAGcccaatattttttgtttgtcttaaatttaaataaacccaCAGcacgattaattttttttgccgATGACAAAATTAGGTACTgatttaaagaaatttaaataaggAGCGTATCATGATAAGGTAACATTATCCAACATTATCCAACGTTCTTTTAAATATACCACAAAACATGGGTTTTTcttgtttgtatttaaaatataccacaTGTGTACCAATAGGCCATATCAATTGATTCTTTGAAATTATTGACCAAATTTGTAAAAAGACGCTACAAAAAACAGTAGCgtgcatataaatcctaatccataaatttttatgagcggagtggtggaccaacattttgcaGGGCACCTAACCTGGAATGACATTCtgattatataaacttaaaagtttaaatacttattttgactcataaattatgaattataagttttaactaattaatCTATCgttcaaaattggaattttcctagaattaaatgaaaaatgcacgttacaccaaaaaaaaaagtttcaacaaatatttatcatgGTTAATTCTTTTGAAAACGGTAAAattaatcaccctgtataatataattcgtgTTTGCCATTAAAATCGGTGAGATTacatttaagacttaaaatattgtatttattttattgttaccaaaactaaataaattagataatatgtaGGTGGGTATTTCATATACACTTTTAAACAATAGGTACAATTAGTCATCGtgatacctatatatctattaatacactaaatcattttttactaaataataataatgataataatgaataccaactaataactaattaataacgGTATATTAATAAACTTTGCATAAAATCCAAGAAAAATAGTTAGTTAATTGTTCATTGATACATTTTAGAGTATATCTGTAACAATATAACGGATAATGGGCGCCGTATAactcacaataatattagatattatattaatatgctttatcatatttattatgtgtttcaatgaattgacaataataatgttttaaattaaaattctatcaGCAGCTATAATGTGATTTGCGTAGATCGTGCAAAccaatttaatactattataatattacctacctaccttaattttttttgtcagtgcacactttttttttgtgtttgagaAGTATGACACGATTtccgttatattatacattgataaATCGGGTATGATAAAATCCATCACGTTAGCCTTGTTTCGCTTTCAATGACTTACCTATAAGCAAAATAAGAAATCGATGATATATTATCATGGTTTGTACTATTATTACGAATGAAACTTTTGtgtcatattttaataggtagaaagtaaaatattaagatatgtTTTAACCTCATACGACGATTTTGATTCAATTTTTCGGttggttattttatttctatgtatTCACAATATTTGAAGGTTTTTCTATTCCCAATAATTTTCTTCTGTACACATTTCTGTCCACGATTACATTCGATTGTATAGCATTTGATATTTGTAcgcttatttgttattaatttatgtattgcaTAACCAAATAAATATTCGAATATGTCTATAggcacataaattatattttttgaacatttgaaacaacaagttttaaatgaatatgattataggtaggttatGTTACACAATAAATCGTCGGACGGTCTTGGACGaacaagtaggtataaaattattcaaatattttaaatcgtccaaaataaaaatgaaatatttctcaGCGGCaaagcagtataatattataataatttaaacacatgTAAAGAAGATAATCAGTTaacgtaaaattataaatacatagtattGTACTATGTCGCATAACGGCATTATTACACTCAACTCGACACAATATTATGCTTACAAAGTTTTATgagaacataatttatagttataatacctaactgtacaatatacaataacaataacaatttaggtatacaattttattataaaaatatacaatatgcatgaCATAAGATGAATGAAGTtgatgacaaaatatttaacataatatcatttaaataataactataattcgTCATAACCCtgataaaaacacaatttgtaacaaaaaaagGATAATACACAGGATATACATAGGGGAACACAGGATGAAAATAATGGTTATGATAATGAACAAAGTTTTATgagaacataatttatagtattataatacctaactatacaatatacaacgtGCATGAAAATAAGATGAATGAAATtgatgacaaaatatttaacataatatcttttaaataataactataacacGTCATAACCCTGATAAATAACACAATTTGTAACAAAAAAGGATAATACACAGGATATACATAGGGGAACACAGGATGAAAATAATGGTTATGATAatgaacatttgaaaaatatgaacaaagTTTTATgagaacataatttatagttaatagttataatacctaactatacaatatacaacatGCATGAATAAGATGAATGAAGTtgatgacaaaatatttaacataatatcttttaaataataactataacacGTCATAACCCTGATAAATAACAcaatttgtaacaaaaaaagGATAATACACAAGATATACATAGGGGAACACAGgataaaaataatggttatgataatgaacatttgaaaaatatgaaaaaataataaaaagaaaaatatgactTATATCTCGTCGTCTCATAGCTATTCCATATCCTCAGGTGGTACTGTGCCGCACCAGCAACATAAAATTTTACCGACTTTAAGGATTCTTCTCCTTAAAGCCGATAGAATTGACTTTCGTCGTGGACGACAAACCACTGCAGGCGAAACTTCAGGTGGAATTTCCAGCTGCAGAACTGGCTGAATTTCCGTCGTTTCAATAACTGCCTGAACACAGTCCGCGGAAATGTGTTCTAAGTCCAGTGCAACATCTGCAGCAATCGAATGCCGGAAACTTCCATTCGCCATCACAACGTTTCCCAATGGCCTTTTTTCGATTAAATCGAGGAAACGTCGATGAATACGCATGGGTATGACCAAGTTCAATGATTTTCTGATAGCCGCTGCACACAGAGCTTTAGAAAGCGCTTTAGATAATTTAAGTGTGGCAGCAAGCTTCGATCTATGGCGCTTTGGAACTTTCAGCTGCGAAATAAGTTGCTTTTCTGGCGTTACTGCAACAGTCCGAACACAGTCCGTGTTCCTTTGTCTCGGtactacatttaaattgttgtacaTAGCCGCAGACTGTGAATTAGCTATAACTCCAAGAAACTCCAATTGGTCCGTCGTTAACTTGTATGCGTATCGTGTTTCTTCATCAACCTCGGAGTAAGAATCTGAAGTCGGAGTTTTTTGTTCACGATCCATAACTAAGTTATAATTAGTCAACTTTACACAAGAATAAGAGAAATACAAATGACAATTAATCGGAGATAAactgtttgaataataatatgataaataacatGTGAATATTGCAtagcaacaaaatataataatatagacagccaaaacattaatttcacaatgtcatttatttattaattttttttttttcatataaagaaaactaaatttattttcattaaatacctctaataataaaaaataaatgataacaaacCTTTATTGGgaatagataggtataataataattatatttaaatttaaatagagaAATGTTAAGTTCCAGCATGGAAccttattctattaaatttttaaatgtaaggtATCtacatgaatattaaaaaagtgggtaagtggatgtcactcagCCGaacagtaggttaggttaggtcacaatgtaaaatttatcttggattcaatgttataatatcattgtataagaaaaacgaacctaaacttgtattacattttcaaggatTTTGACTTTTCATCACATTTTTAACCGAATtgtatagcaaaaaaaaactaaaaataatctaaaatgtcaAATGTTGCTCAAAacgcacaaaatatattagaaaatttttgttttaatttattttagctaggtaaattagttattagctattattattgctatgtaCTCtgtcaaatcaaaatttttaaattttaataacattcttcaaaattgaaatatcaaaaaataatcttttgagATTAACTAGATAATATTTCTACCTTTcgttcattttaataataaaaataactaagaaaACCGGGTTCTGCTTGACGTACAAATGGCCATGTTATGCGTTACCTAGGAAAATATATAGGGACATGCGGGTGAAACATCCTCTATTCCTCTTAAAAAACGtcctccaaaaaaaaatgtttgtcatCAATCTTCAAAGGTGatgatgttaaaattatttactttgcaCTAGCTCAATTGATAATTAACTACACATGTGTTTGGGCCGTAGGTATAGATTTCAAAACCACACCTTTCCCCACGGATATGTTaatctgttaaaaataattttaaacaaacctAGACTTTATTCAATCAATTTACTCTATTCTGAACTTTCTGTTGAcgatttaaattctattttacacGACTACGTAGGTACTCTATTTACTTTGAAGACATTATGTTTTATCATAAGTATAATGCTATGAGTAAggaaaaatctaatattaaatctattatacgTCAATCTACTATAGCTTTATACAGCCATGGTAAGATAAAACCGGTataataagatactatatgttttaagtactaataataatatatcattttattattattaggaggtatctatttatatttatttttattaatttactaccCAGTTTATTCTCTTTgcattttcttgatttttttaaattactttaatgtaataatttataacgaacTCTCTCTTTTTAGCACAATATGTGCTTAAAACGAGAACCAAAGCTCAATTTATTTCATCTTATAATTGATTGTATCTATAAGTTATGATTACAATTAtcgtattaataaaaacacactAATATAGGTGATATTGAAATCGAACATTATCTACCcgtagtataatattagaaaGAAATTTGCCATTGTACTTTGAATAATTGTGCTGTTAAAATTAAAAGGTACGAACGAACATACACAATTACATGGCACCTGCCAAgtgccaatattataatacttaggtaggtacaaattaaaaaaatgtccatagcAGCTGTACCTATACGCATagctacattatataggtaacggTTAATTaattcctaataattttaaGACACACTATAGGCAgagacttaataatattaaatcatattcacTATGGGTACTGCAGCTTATGATTACAATCAtgcattatcataatatagtaaaaatacaataatattaaaattgaattatattatattattattatatttgaaagaaATTGAACAttgcactttgaataataattgtgcggttgaaaattataaagtattcgAACGGACATGCAcaaaaattgttacataaaatatgaatattgcaCATTAATATTGCACCtaccaattaatattacaattaagcGTATagttatacgttataatatataggtaacggGTAAtcaatttctaataataattatacaacacaatattttatagaactATGTAGacttaacgatattatatcatattatattctctatTACAATCCGATCGCTCGTCGGATTCGACTAAAACatgatgttttaaatattttaaatattcataggtataacatatattattcataaatattatgtgtgtaaaaGTAAAACCGACGAAAATGCGCACGTAACATAAACGTGTCGTCATTCAACGCTgtgaagtataattattaatttataatccgaTTCGGTCGTTATTACTATGCCGAGTAAATTGTTAACCTTAAAACGTGGGCCGGTCGTACCTCCTAAGTCGTGTATCAAGTTCGGTTTaaaatacagtaatattattatcgagtgGATAATAACATCACACGacggattaatattaatataataaatgtacccaatcgtaaacacaatataatgatatacgtTGAGCAAAAATACCGTTCAACACATGCACAAGCGactgcaattttttattttttgactttGAAACGGATATTGAAATCTGAACGGTTGTAATAACAGTGTGGAATTACACTGTGTTTTATCtgacgtacataatattttgaaacgaAATGTAGGTTACGCGTAGTAGTTATATCCACAAGAATCGCGTTTAACACCCATTAAAATGGTTAGATTGCTGCCGGGTCGGCCTTCGTTTACGGCGTTTTCAGCTGCGATATTGTACTAGACGTCCTTAGATTCGTCTCTAACGTTTGCAAACTACCGTCGACGTTTAAaccctaaaattaaataataaaatattaaattatggcaGGTATCACACAAACAGACTCCGGCGAGGTTGGTTTGACTCCAATCTCAAcgttaataaacaattaataaaataatacgattgcggtatataca
Coding sequences within:
- the LOC132950935 gene encoding helicase SRCAP-like; this encodes MKQSSVLFVFMVATLLKILHTEAHFKPRHMDTSLSSPLGFQQMSALSTIGQTDLKTSLAIQKTIAFMTILSSHPKLLCVVPPFLIVDFLTQLSCNPAILNAIPHNMLTGFMTSLTTVPTLTNSIPPSVFVSISDSLSIGTSGTTATGPAESPRPELIPTTLPGTSVSAEVTAVLTPSAPSSGPVPTVPDISVTKDVAASISPAVPSSGPAPNLPGISVTKDVAASISPAVPSSGPAPNLPGISVTKDVAASISPAVPSSGPAPNLPVISVTKDVAASISPPPAAPVLPADLPTTDGIPPNAYPPAVPLVPGEPSVPCIEVPAIGSGTIGSLPGLPPMPTPSLSPLSILSSLFNKGSGNSLLEAKIEAILKLFASGNLNLKLPQLHLPEVGSKVSKKPIIPVKPHPSQVFILLPAPQLGKPEMSSALATKLYYKPGSVNQILDFIHQRLFTTPQKLALPKINLPKLNLQKLSLPKPTLQFPAVSAQSSPIKCLPIFSKVPC